The following is a genomic window from Rutidosis leptorrhynchoides isolate AG116_Rl617_1_P2 chromosome 8, CSIRO_AGI_Rlap_v1, whole genome shotgun sequence.
TCGTCGGCTTTGCAGGTACTTTCAGGTGCATCCAATAGTGGTGTTAACTGATCAACCGAAAAGACAGGTATAAGTCGCGGTACGCGCCTCTTAATCTCTTTTTACACAATCTTGTAAGACTCCAAATACGCGCTTGAACTAATTGTGATACGTTGATAACACGTGATGACAGGTATTGTACAAGCCTGAGGTTTTGGATAGATTGGCCAAGTGGGCTATCGAATTGGGAGAGCATGAAATTAATTACTCCCCGCGCACTGCAATAAAAGGACAGATACTTGCAAATTATTTAGTTGAGACAACGGGAGAAGTAGAGGCACTCGCAGAAAGTACTACAATCGAATATAATGAGAATCAGGCCTTGGAACTGCATACGGATGGAGCTTGTGGGCCCGAAGGTACCAGCGCCGAACTAGTTCTCACAAGCCCCGATGGAGATGAGCATATCTATGCACTCCGGTTCACGTTTGCTGCGACCAACAACGAATTTGAATATGAAGCGTTACTGTCTGAGATGCGCATAGCACAGCAACTTGGAATAAAGCACTTAGATGCGTATGTTGACTCGCAGTTGGTCGCTAACCAGGTTAATGGATCGTTTGGAGCGCATGAAGCCTCTATGCAGCGGTACATGGAACTGGTTCATGAACTAGCAAATGAGTTTGATGTTTTCAGGTTGACGCAGGTACCTAGAGGACAAAACAAGAACGTGGATGCACTGAGCAAATTGGCCGCCTTGGCTTTCGTTCATCTGCACAAAAACGTATGGGTAGAAGTGTTAATAGAAAAATCTATTAATGAGAAATTGATTGTTGCACCCATCGTGGAGGAAAGCCCAAATTGGATGACACCACTGGTGAAATTCTTAACTGGGGGTGAACTcccggaagatgaaaaagaagcgcGGAAGATTCGCATGAAAGCTCCTATGTACGCATTAATTGATGGTGTTTTATATAGGAAATCCTATCTAGGCCCAGTCCTACTGTGCATTGGGCCTAATTAACCTGTTGCAGTGCTTCGAGAAGTTCACAGAGGCTCTTGTGCTTTACACTCTGGGTACATAACAATTGCCGCGAAAGTGATGCGCAtaggcagtgttgtaaatctcccgagatctcccccgagatctcatttttagaaggcaaccgagacgagttgttcatctcccgagatttctcagtcaacggggtcaaacttagtcaaagccacgatttctcagattttcttgctaatttgtaagattttcttgtaaaattggtaatttctaagattttttcgctcatttctcggatatttttgtaaaatctcgtaaaaaagtatataaatatgcatatatttatgtttttatgtatatttttatttaaaaagctataaagtcaacgtccgagatctccccgagattattccgagatgccgagatcctcATAAAAAAAGTCCAAATGAGATCTCccagagatccgaattctccaaccttgcgcATAGGGTATTACTGGCCCTCCATTCACAGCGATGCGGCAGAGATAGTAAGGAAATGCCAGTCGTGTCAACAGCAGTCGCCAATAAGTCGGGCACCACGGAACCCAATGATACCAATAACGGCAGCGTGGCTGTTCAGCAAGTGGGCCATCGGCATTGTCGGTTCCATTACTGCATGCTCAGGTACGCTTGAAATAAAACGCTTATGTAATACTTTGCAATATGCGTGCTTTAACAGTATTTATATCATCATTGCTTGTTCAGGAGGAATAAAATTATTGGTGGTGGCAATTGATTATTTCACCAAGTGGGTGGAGGCAAAAGCATTGGCAACAGTTACCGGCAGGCGCATCCGTAACTTCTTTTGGGAAGATATTGTGTACAAGTTTGGTATTCCCAATGAAATTTTCAGCGACAATGGTACTCAGATTGAAGGCGAACCTTTTAAGAGCTAGTGTCAGGAGCTGAATATCAAGCAGTCTTTCACTTCGGTCGCGCACCCACAGGCCAACGGCCAATGTGAAGTAACTAACCGAGATATTGTAAAGGGGATAAAGGCACGCCTGGGTTTGTATGGTAATGAGTGGGTCGATGAGCTCCCAAGTTTTTTATGGTCGCATCGTACCACTCATAAAAACAGCACAGGAGAAGCAccattcagtttggtctatggaactGAAGCAGTAATCCCCGGAATTATTGGTTCCAACAAAGCGCATACGCAGCTTTGACGAGTCAAGCAACGATGAGGGCTTGCGCACTAATCTAGATATGCTAGAAGAGCGCAGAGAAATAGCCGCCATACAGGAAGCAATTAACAAGAAGAATATCTCTAAATAATACAACAAGCGCGTTAAGCCAATGTCATTCAGGGTTGGAGGTTATG
Proteins encoded in this region:
- the LOC139864255 gene encoding uncharacterized protein, which encodes MKLNPTKCSFGEEEGKFLGYVVTPRGIKANPNKIEAVDCMSSPKSRKEVQSLTVAPKGAAYLIAPIAGETLMLYLATSKEAISSVQIPVYFVSEALSGSGESNSSEVNYPPIEKLVYALVHTARRLCRYFQVHPIVVLTDQPKRQVLYKPEVLDRLAKWAIELGEHEINYSPRTAIKGQILANYLVETTGEVEALAESTTIEYNENQALELHTDGACGPEGTSAELVLTSPDGDEHIYALRFTFAATNNEFEYEALLSEMRIAQQLGIKHLDAYVDSQLVANQVNGSFGAHEASMQRYMELVHELANEFDVFRLTQVPRGQNKNVDALSKLAALAFVHLHKNVWVEVLIEKSINEKLIVAPIVEESPNWMTPLVKFLTGGELPEDEKEARKIRMKAPMYALIDGVLYRKSYLGPVLLCIGPN